One Micromonospora sp. WMMD812 genomic window carries:
- a CDS encoding ABC transporter ATP-binding protein, with translation MIRLSGVSRTFDGRSGRVEALRGIDLDVAEGEFVAVLGRSGCGKSTLLRLVAGLLPVTAGEITVAGTPVAKPRRDIAMLFQRPALLPWRTVLDNVLLPVEIFGWSRAKHRERARQLLDLAGLAGFEKRLPHELSGGMQQRVSLCRSLIGEPRVMLMDEPFSALDALTREELSGELQRVHMENGATVVFVTHSIDEAVLLADRVVVLSPRPGRIRKVVEVDIPRPRTLGRNAHLADVARVSADLHELLMEREQPAGAGAEGR, from the coding sequence ATGATCCGACTGTCCGGTGTGTCCCGTACCTTCGACGGCCGGTCCGGCCGGGTGGAGGCCTTGCGGGGCATCGACCTCGACGTCGCCGAGGGCGAGTTCGTGGCGGTCCTCGGCCGCTCCGGCTGCGGCAAGTCGACCCTGCTGCGGCTGGTCGCCGGCCTGCTCCCGGTGACCGCCGGGGAGATCACCGTGGCCGGCACGCCGGTCGCCAAGCCCCGCCGGGACATCGCGATGCTGTTCCAGCGTCCGGCGCTGCTGCCCTGGCGCACGGTGCTCGACAACGTGCTGCTGCCGGTGGAGATCTTCGGCTGGAGCCGGGCGAAGCACCGCGAGCGCGCCCGCCAGCTGCTCGACCTGGCCGGGCTCGCCGGCTTCGAGAAGCGCCTGCCGCACGAGCTCTCCGGCGGCATGCAGCAGCGGGTCTCGCTCTGCCGGTCCCTGATCGGCGAGCCCCGGGTGATGCTGATGGACGAGCCGTTCTCCGCGCTGGACGCCCTCACGCGCGAGGAACTCTCCGGCGAACTGCAGCGGGTGCACATGGAGAACGGCGCCACCGTCGTCTTCGTCACCCACTCGATCGACGAGGCCGTGCTGCTCGCCGACCGGGTGGTCGTGCTCAGTCCGCGCCCCGGCCGGATCCGCAAGGTCGTCGAGGTGGACATCCCCCGGCCCCGCACCCTGGGCCGCAACGCGCACCTCGCCGACGTGGCGCGGGTGAGCGCGGACCTGCACGAGTTGCTGATGGAACGCGAGCAGCCGGCGGGCGCCGGCGCGGAGGGACGATGA
- a CDS encoding LLM class F420-dependent oxidoreductase codes for MRVSVFTEPHRGASYDDQLRFAQLVEATGFEGFLRADHYQSMGADPGLPGPTDAWLTLAALARETTRIRLGTLVTSATFRLPGPLAVMVAQVDQMSGGRVELGIGAGWYEREHVSYGIPFPGVGERFDRLAEQLEVITGLWRTPSGGSYSFTGDHYRLVDAPALPKPVQVPGPPIIVGGRGPKRTPELAARYADEFNMPFKSVEETAGAYERVREACDRAGRAESGRGPLMLSAGIVVAIGRTDAEAQRRAAPLHVASALPPEDPVVGSPAQLVERIGEFAAIGATRVHLRLTDLADLDHLELIASDVLPQLDGDR; via the coding sequence ATGCGGGTGTCGGTCTTCACCGAGCCGCACCGGGGCGCCAGCTACGACGACCAACTCCGCTTCGCCCAACTCGTCGAGGCGACCGGCTTCGAGGGCTTCCTCCGCGCCGACCACTACCAGTCGATGGGCGCCGACCCGGGCCTGCCCGGGCCGACCGACGCCTGGCTGACGCTGGCCGCCCTGGCCCGCGAGACCACCCGCATCCGGCTCGGCACGCTGGTCACCTCGGCCACCTTCCGGCTACCCGGCCCGCTGGCGGTGATGGTGGCCCAGGTCGACCAGATGAGTGGCGGCCGGGTCGAGCTGGGCATCGGCGCCGGCTGGTACGAGCGGGAGCACGTCTCCTACGGCATCCCGTTCCCCGGCGTCGGCGAGCGCTTCGACCGGCTGGCCGAACAGCTCGAGGTGATCACCGGGCTGTGGCGGACCCCGTCGGGCGGGTCCTACAGCTTCACCGGCGACCACTACCGGCTGGTGGACGCCCCGGCGCTGCCCAAGCCGGTGCAGGTGCCCGGTCCGCCGATCATCGTGGGCGGCCGCGGTCCCAAGCGGACGCCCGAGCTGGCCGCCCGCTACGCCGACGAGTTCAACATGCCGTTCAAGTCCGTCGAGGAGACCGCCGGGGCGTACGAGCGGGTGCGCGAGGCCTGCGACCGGGCCGGTCGCGCCGAGTCCGGGCGCGGGCCGCTGATGCTCTCCGCCGGGATCGTGGTGGCGATCGGCCGGACCGACGCCGAGGCCCAGCGGCGAGCCGCGCCGCTGCACGTGGCCAGCGCGCTGCCGCCGGAGGACCCGGTGGTTGGCTCGCCCGCCCAGCTGGTCGAGCGGATCGGTGAGTTCGCCGCGATCGGCGCCACCCGGGTGCACCTGCGCCTGACCGACCTCGCCGACCTCGACCACCTGGAGCTGATCGCGAGCGACGTGCTCCCGCAGTTGGACGGAGACCGATGA
- the thiO gene encoding glycine oxidase ThiO — translation MLTGRSPSVHVDRARPDVAVVGAGPIGLAVAWRCAAAGLRVMVHDPAPGSGASAVAAGMLSPVAEAYFGERELTGLLVESAARWPAFAAELTEATGAVLGYRTEGTLMVGLTGDDLAEARRLWAYQQGLGLPVTPLRPSELRDHEPALAPRVRGGALAPTDHQVDPRLLVPALRTAAERAGAVLVPGAVRRLADVDAAVTVVAAGCGAAALTGLPVRPVKGQVLRLRAPDGGTPGFRHVIRGYADGEHVYLVPRESGEVVVGATVEERRDTSVSAGAVLHLLRAAVELLPELAEYDLVETVAGLRPGTPDNAPILGPLPGRPDVLVATGHHRHGIVLTPVTADLIADLVTGGQPDPLLAPFRPDRFPGTPDGAGSVGPDDRGRAGSGDAGSAGAGDGGSGGSGDAHPAGSGAREKTTEGDLWN, via the coding sequence GTGCTGACCGGCCGGTCCCCGTCGGTGCACGTCGACCGGGCCCGGCCGGACGTGGCGGTGGTGGGGGCGGGACCCATCGGTCTGGCGGTCGCCTGGCGGTGCGCGGCCGCCGGGCTGCGGGTCATGGTGCACGACCCCGCGCCCGGTTCGGGGGCCTCGGCCGTTGCCGCCGGGATGCTGTCCCCGGTCGCCGAGGCGTACTTCGGTGAGCGGGAGCTGACCGGGCTGCTGGTCGAGTCGGCCGCCCGTTGGCCGGCGTTCGCCGCCGAGCTGACCGAGGCGACCGGCGCTGTCCTCGGCTACCGGACCGAGGGCACGCTGATGGTCGGGCTGACCGGGGACGACCTGGCCGAGGCCCGCCGGCTGTGGGCGTACCAGCAGGGCCTCGGCCTGCCGGTGACCCCGCTGCGCCCCAGCGAGCTGCGCGACCACGAGCCGGCGCTGGCCCCTCGGGTGCGGGGCGGCGCGCTGGCCCCCACCGACCACCAGGTCGATCCGCGGCTGCTGGTGCCCGCGCTACGCACCGCGGCCGAGCGGGCCGGCGCGGTGCTGGTGCCGGGCGCTGTGCGGCGACTCGCCGACGTGGACGCCGCCGTCACGGTGGTGGCGGCCGGCTGCGGCGCCGCCGCGCTCACCGGGCTGCCCGTCCGGCCGGTGAAGGGGCAGGTGCTCCGGCTCCGCGCGCCCGACGGCGGCACGCCGGGCTTCCGGCACGTCATCCGGGGGTACGCCGACGGCGAGCACGTCTACCTGGTGCCCCGGGAGAGCGGCGAGGTGGTGGTGGGCGCGACCGTCGAGGAGCGCCGCGACACGAGCGTCTCCGCCGGGGCGGTGCTCCACCTGCTCCGCGCCGCGGTCGAGCTGCTGCCCGAGCTTGCCGAGTACGACCTGGTGGAGACGGTCGCCGGGCTGCGACCCGGCACCCCGGACAACGCGCCGATCCTCGGCCCGCTGCCCGGCCGGCCGGACGTGCTGGTCGCCACCGGGCACCACCGGCACGGCATCGTGCTCACCCCGGTCACCGCCGACCTGATCGCCGACCTGGTGACCGGTGGGCAACCCGACCCACTGCTCGCGCCCTTCCGCCCCGACCGGTTCCCCGGCACCCCCGACGGCGCCGGCTCGGTCGGGCCCGACGACAGGGGGCGAGCCGGCTCCGGCGACGCCGGCTCGGCCGGGGCCGGCGACGGGGGGTCAGGCGGCTCCGGCGACGCCCACCCGGCCGGTTCTGGTGCACGGGAGAAGACGACCGAGGGGGACCTGTGGAACTGA
- the thiS gene encoding sulfur carrier protein ThiS — MELTVNGAGRTVRGGATVADVVREVTPQQRGVAVAVNGEVVPRAGWPATVLSDGDRVEVLSAAQGG, encoded by the coding sequence GTGGAACTGACGGTGAACGGTGCCGGGCGGACGGTTCGCGGCGGCGCGACCGTTGCCGACGTGGTGCGGGAGGTGACCCCGCAGCAGCGTGGCGTCGCGGTCGCGGTGAACGGCGAGGTGGTGCCGCGGGCCGGCTGGCCGGCGACCGTGCTGAGCGACGGCGACCGGGTCGAGGTGCTCAGCGCGGCCCAGGGCGGGTGA
- a CDS encoding cupin: protein MTDVTDVTDGLELGPVGQEIVYENDRVRVWHIRLEPGERQPLHRHDHPYLVVAIQGAKNVVQTIDGTRIDADEPTGGVVYRDSGAVHMLTNVGDTTYLARLVELK from the coding sequence ATGACCGACGTGACGGACGTGACCGACGGACTCGAACTCGGGCCGGTGGGCCAGGAGATCGTGTACGAGAACGACCGGGTCCGGGTCTGGCACATCCGGCTGGAGCCGGGCGAGCGGCAACCCCTGCACCGACACGACCACCCGTACCTGGTGGTGGCGATCCAGGGCGCGAAGAACGTGGTGCAGACGATCGACGGTACGCGGATCGACGCGGACGAACCGACCGGTGGGGTGGTCTACCGGGACTCGGGCGCGGTGCACATGCTGACCAACGTCGGGGATACGACATACCTCGCCCGGCTGGTCGAACTCAAGTAG
- a CDS encoding thiazole synthase, protein MSAMPFDLGGVTFTSRLILGTGGAANLDVLERAIRASGTELVTLALRRVDTAPGTGGSLLELLDRCGVRLLPNTAGCRTASEAVKVAQLARDAFGTDWIKLEIAGDERTLLPDGVELLRAAEELVAGGFTVLPYTSDDPVLARRLADVGCAAVMPGGSPIGSGLGVTNPHHIRLMRQAVDVPVILDSGIGTASDAALAMELGCDAVMLATAVTRAADPVAMATAMRYAVEAGRLAAGAGRVARRYHALASTPDEGRPDL, encoded by the coding sequence GTGAGCGCGATGCCCTTCGACCTCGGCGGGGTCACGTTCACCTCGCGACTCATCCTCGGCACCGGCGGCGCCGCGAACCTGGACGTGCTGGAACGGGCGATCCGTGCCTCCGGCACCGAGCTGGTGACCCTGGCACTGCGCCGGGTGGACACCGCCCCCGGCACCGGCGGTAGCCTGCTCGAGCTGCTGGACCGGTGCGGCGTCCGGCTGCTGCCGAACACCGCCGGCTGCCGGACCGCCAGCGAGGCGGTCAAGGTGGCCCAGCTGGCGCGGGACGCGTTCGGCACCGACTGGATCAAGCTGGAGATCGCCGGGGACGAGCGGACGCTCCTGCCGGACGGTGTGGAGCTGCTGCGCGCCGCCGAGGAGCTGGTCGCCGGCGGGTTCACCGTCCTGCCGTACACCAGCGACGATCCGGTGCTGGCCCGGCGCCTGGCCGACGTCGGCTGCGCGGCGGTCATGCCGGGCGGCTCGCCGATCGGCTCCGGGCTCGGCGTGACCAACCCGCACCACATCCGGCTGATGCGGCAGGCCGTGGACGTGCCGGTGATTCTGGACTCCGGCATCGGCACCGCGTCCGACGCGGCGCTGGCGATGGAACTCGGCTGCGACGCGGTGATGCTGGCCACCGCGGTCACCCGGGCCGCCGACCCGGTCGCGATGGCCACCGCGATGCGGTACGCGGTCGAGGCCGGCCGCCTGGCCGCCGGCGCCGGCCGGGTCGCCCGGCGCTACCACGCCCTCGCCTCCACTCCGGACGAGGGAAGGCCGGACCTGTGA
- a CDS encoding thiamine phosphate synthase, with the protein MPSGLVVLTDRWQATRPLVEVVAAAVAGGVRWVVLREKDLPRAERAALAADLRAILAEAGGTLVVAGPDPLDGDAVHLPSAGPYPPPPLGLVGRSCHNPAELARLTIEDYVTLSPVYPTKTKPGYGPPLQPDGLAKLIEVSPVPTLALGGIETPARARACMEAGAAGVAVLGAIMRAGDPAVTAAALTSALEEAATPGPRSWQPSTPTTGAGR; encoded by the coding sequence GTGCCGAGCGGGTTGGTGGTGCTCACCGATCGGTGGCAGGCCACGCGACCGCTGGTCGAGGTGGTCGCGGCGGCCGTCGCGGGGGGAGTGCGCTGGGTGGTGCTGCGGGAGAAGGACCTGCCCCGCGCCGAGCGCGCCGCGCTCGCCGCCGACCTGCGAGCGATCCTCGCCGAGGCCGGCGGCACCCTGGTCGTCGCCGGCCCCGACCCGCTCGACGGCGACGCCGTCCACCTGCCGTCGGCCGGCCCGTACCCGCCGCCGCCACTGGGCCTGGTCGGCCGCTCCTGCCACAACCCTGCCGAGCTGGCCCGCCTCACCATCGAGGATTACGTCACCCTCTCGCCGGTCTACCCGACGAAGACCAAACCCGGCTACGGCCCACCACTGCAGCCGGATGGGCTCGCCAAGCTGATCGAGGTCAGCCCGGTGCCGACGCTGGCTCTGGGCGGCATCGAAACCCCCGCTCGGGCACGCGCCTGCATGGAGGCGGGCGCCGCCGGAGTGGCCGTCCTCGGCGCGATCATGCGGGCCGGCGACCCCGCAGTGACAGCCGCCGCCCTGACGAGCGCCCTGGAAGAGGCGGCCACCCCGGGGCCGCGAAGCTGGCAGCCCTCAACCCCCACCACGGGAGCAGGACGATGA
- a CDS encoding ABC transporter substrate-binding protein: MSPIRSTTIAALASVVLAGTLTGCQFGAADEAASPIVIAADLELSGASAPVGQAYQRALELKVEQLNSSGALGGRRIELKVKDNRSDASESLRNIGDFSKDDRVSAIIMGGCNACAIGAVGTINEKKIPTIALAAAGAVATPVADRRYVFKLGPNAADSAGALVGELRRKGVRKVGLLHSDDDYGREGLTALRRELDQAGIRMPRTAVVRITDTEVSQPVRTLTDAKPDALIVWTPPEQAALAATGAQQAAFAGSLYLDAGAAGDLFLGEAARATERATLIFTQTMVIDDVIATTPAKAARRQWFQDYTARFGGYNGASSFAADAVQLIADAELRTGGPADRVDRDGIRDVLETSQLDGLSGPIRMTPDNHSGLMPQALTTLVARNGRWRLAG, translated from the coding sequence TTGAGCCCCATCCGCTCCACGACCATCGCGGCGCTCGCATCCGTCGTGCTGGCCGGCACGCTCACCGGCTGCCAGTTCGGCGCCGCGGACGAGGCCGCGAGTCCGATCGTGATCGCCGCGGACCTCGAACTCTCCGGCGCGTCCGCCCCCGTCGGGCAGGCCTACCAGCGTGCGCTGGAGCTGAAGGTCGAGCAGCTGAACTCGTCCGGCGCGCTGGGCGGCCGGCGCATCGAACTGAAGGTCAAGGACAACCGCTCCGACGCCAGCGAGTCGCTGCGCAACATCGGCGACTTCAGCAAGGACGACCGGGTCAGCGCCATCATCATGGGCGGCTGCAACGCGTGCGCGATCGGCGCGGTGGGGACCATCAACGAGAAGAAGATCCCGACCATCGCGCTGGCCGCGGCCGGCGCGGTAGCCACCCCGGTCGCCGACCGGCGGTACGTGTTCAAGCTCGGCCCCAACGCCGCCGACAGCGCCGGCGCCCTCGTCGGCGAGCTGCGCCGCAAGGGCGTCCGCAAGGTCGGGCTGCTGCACAGCGACGACGACTACGGCCGGGAGGGATTGACCGCGCTCCGCCGCGAGCTGGACCAGGCCGGCATCCGGATGCCGCGCACGGCGGTGGTGCGGATCACCGACACCGAGGTCAGCCAGCCGGTGCGGACGCTCACCGACGCCAAGCCCGACGCGCTGATCGTCTGGACCCCGCCGGAGCAGGCCGCGCTGGCCGCCACCGGCGCGCAACAGGCGGCCTTCGCCGGCTCGCTCTACCTCGACGCCGGAGCCGCCGGCGACCTCTTCCTCGGCGAGGCGGCCCGAGCCACCGAGCGGGCGACCCTGATCTTCACCCAGACCATGGTGATCGACGACGTCATCGCCACCACCCCGGCCAAGGCGGCCCGCCGGCAGTGGTTCCAGGACTACACGGCGCGGTTCGGCGGATACAACGGCGCCTCGTCGTTCGCCGCAGACGCGGTGCAGCTCATCGCCGACGCGGAGCTGCGTACCGGCGGCCCCGCCGACCGGGTCGACCGGGACGGCATCCGCGACGTGCTCGAGACCTCCCAGCTGGACGGGCTCTCCGGGCCGATCCGGATGACCCCGGACAACCACTCCGGCCTGATGCCGCAGGCGCTCACCACCCTGGTGGCCCGCAACGGCCGGTGGCGCCTCGCGGGCTGA
- the thiC gene encoding phosphomethylpyrimidine synthase ThiC yields the protein MQARRKVYVEGTRPDVRVPFAEVALTGDNPPVRLYDTSGPGSDPEVGLPPLRGRWIAERGDVAPARGGGSPLAGVDGRRPTQLAYARAGAVTPEMEFVAIREGVAPEFVRDEIAAGRAVLPLNINHPECEPAIIGKAFLVKVNANIGTSAVSSSIAEEVEKLTWATRWGADTVMDLSTGKRIHETREAIVRNSPVPIGTVPIYQALEKVGGDPVKLSWEVFRDTVVEQAEQGVDYMTVHAGVLLPYVPLAVDRVTGIVSRGGSIMAAWCLAHHEENFLYTHFAELCEILARYDVTFSLGDGLRPGSIADANDDAQFAELRTLGELTKVAWEYDVQVMIEGPGHVPMHKIKENVDLQQEWCHEAPFYTLGPLTTDIAPAYDHITSAIGAAMIGMFGTAMLCYVTPKEHLGLPDRDDVKAGVIAYKIAAHAADLAKGHPGAQAWDDALSKARFEFRWEDQFNLALDPETARAYHDATLPAEPAKTAHFCSMCGPKFCSMKITQELKDYAARGMRDKSEEFVAGGGRVYLPLA from the coding sequence ATGCAGGCACGACGCAAGGTGTACGTCGAGGGGACCCGGCCGGACGTCCGGGTGCCGTTCGCCGAGGTGGCGCTGACCGGGGACAACCCGCCGGTGCGGCTCTACGACACCTCGGGGCCGGGCTCCGACCCGGAGGTGGGACTGCCGCCGCTGCGCGGCCGGTGGATCGCCGAGCGCGGCGACGTCGCCCCGGCGCGGGGCGGTGGCAGCCCGCTCGCCGGTGTGGACGGCCGGCGTCCGACTCAGCTCGCGTACGCGCGGGCCGGCGCGGTGACGCCGGAGATGGAGTTCGTGGCGATCCGGGAGGGGGTCGCGCCGGAGTTCGTCCGGGACGAGATCGCGGCCGGCCGGGCGGTGCTTCCGCTCAACATCAACCACCCGGAGTGCGAGCCGGCGATCATCGGCAAGGCGTTCCTGGTCAAGGTGAACGCCAACATCGGCACCTCGGCGGTCAGCTCGTCCATCGCCGAGGAGGTGGAGAAGCTGACCTGGGCCACCCGGTGGGGCGCGGACACCGTGATGGACCTGTCCACCGGGAAGCGGATCCACGAGACCCGCGAGGCGATCGTCCGCAACTCGCCGGTGCCGATCGGCACCGTCCCGATCTACCAGGCGCTGGAGAAGGTCGGCGGCGACCCGGTGAAGCTGAGCTGGGAGGTGTTCCGGGACACCGTCGTCGAGCAGGCCGAGCAGGGCGTGGACTACATGACGGTGCACGCCGGCGTGCTGCTGCCGTACGTGCCGCTGGCCGTCGACCGGGTCACCGGGATCGTCTCGCGGGGCGGCTCGATCATGGCGGCCTGGTGCCTGGCGCACCACGAGGAGAACTTCCTCTACACGCACTTCGCCGAGCTGTGCGAGATCCTCGCCCGGTACGACGTGACGTTCTCGCTCGGCGACGGGCTGCGCCCCGGATCGATCGCGGACGCCAACGACGATGCGCAGTTCGCCGAGCTGCGGACCCTCGGGGAGTTGACGAAGGTCGCCTGGGAGTACGACGTGCAGGTGATGATCGAGGGCCCGGGCCACGTGCCGATGCACAAGATCAAGGAGAATGTGGACCTCCAGCAGGAGTGGTGCCACGAGGCGCCGTTCTACACGCTCGGCCCGCTGACCACCGACATCGCCCCCGCGTACGACCACATCACCTCGGCGATCGGCGCGGCGATGATCGGCATGTTCGGCACCGCGATGCTCTGCTACGTCACGCCGAAGGAGCACCTCGGGCTGCCCGACCGGGACGACGTGAAGGCGGGTGTGATCGCGTACAAGATCGCCGCGCACGCCGCCGACCTGGCCAAGGGTCACCCCGGCGCGCAGGCCTGGGACGACGCGCTCTCCAAGGCCCGGTTCGAGTTCCGCTGGGAGGACCAGTTCAACCTCGCGCTGGACCCGGAGACCGCCCGGGCGTACCACGACGCGACGCTGCCGGCCGAGCCGGCGAAGACCGCGCACTTCTGCTCGATGTGCGGCCCGAAGTTCTGCTCCATGAAGATCACCCAGGAGTTGAAGGACTACGCGGCGCGCGGCATGCGCGACAAGTCGGAGGAGTTCGTCGCCGGCGGCGGCCGGGTGTACCTACCGCTGGCCTGA
- a CDS encoding ABC transporter substrate-binding protein: MRRLTRTVAAAALATALALVAGCSGDSDSSDDAAGGNGGALEKVTYLTSFGNFGRDSYAWVAKDKGFFKEAGFDVEIKAGQGTGGVIQTIVGGQADFGPIDLTGGLLQLGNGQAKDFIAVAAIQQRTMAGIATVEGKNIASPKDLEGKKLADTPGSVVRNLFPTYARMAGVDASKVTWVNGEAQTLIGTLASGQVDGIGQFVVGQPTIEAVAKKKAVMLPYSNVMQDLYGNVLITSAKNAKEKPDMVKKFTAALMKGLEYSLANPQEAAEILKKNVDATNPAAAAAELQLMAGYVRSNNSGTQLGTLDSGRVAKSIAILQGAGALKQNVTPDQIIDFSLAPKA; the protein is encoded by the coding sequence ATGAGAAGGCTGACCCGTACGGTCGCCGCGGCCGCGCTGGCCACCGCCCTCGCTCTCGTCGCCGGCTGCAGCGGCGACTCGGACTCGTCCGACGACGCCGCGGGCGGGAACGGCGGGGCTCTGGAGAAGGTGACCTATCTCACCTCCTTCGGCAACTTCGGCCGTGACTCCTACGCCTGGGTGGCGAAGGACAAGGGCTTCTTCAAGGAGGCCGGCTTCGACGTCGAGATCAAGGCCGGTCAGGGCACCGGCGGCGTGATCCAGACGATCGTCGGCGGCCAGGCCGACTTCGGCCCGATCGACCTGACCGGCGGTCTGCTCCAGCTCGGCAACGGCCAGGCCAAGGACTTCATCGCGGTGGCCGCGATCCAGCAGCGCACCATGGCCGGCATCGCCACGGTCGAGGGCAAGAACATCGCCTCGCCGAAGGACCTGGAGGGCAAGAAGCTCGCGGACACCCCCGGGTCCGTGGTCCGCAACCTCTTCCCGACGTACGCCCGGATGGCCGGCGTGGACGCCAGCAAGGTGACCTGGGTCAACGGTGAGGCGCAGACCCTGATCGGCACGCTCGCCTCCGGGCAGGTGGACGGCATCGGGCAGTTCGTCGTCGGCCAGCCGACCATCGAGGCGGTGGCCAAGAAGAAGGCCGTCATGCTGCCGTACAGCAACGTGATGCAGGACCTCTACGGCAACGTGCTGATCACCTCGGCGAAGAACGCCAAGGAGAAGCCGGACATGGTCAAGAAGTTCACCGCCGCGCTGATGAAGGGCCTGGAGTACAGCCTGGCCAACCCGCAGGAGGCGGCGGAGATCCTGAAGAAGAACGTGGACGCCACCAACCCGGCCGCGGCCGCGGCCGAGCTGCAGCTGATGGCCGGCTACGTCCGGTCGAACAACTCCGGCACCCAGCTGGGCACGCTCGACAGCGGCCGGGTGGCCAAGAGCATCGCCATCCTCCAGGGCGCCGGCGCCCTGAAGCAGAACGTCACCCCCGACCAGATCATCGACTTCAGCCTCGCGCCGAAGGCCTGA
- the thiD gene encoding bifunctional hydroxymethylpyrimidine kinase/phosphomethylpyrimidine kinase: MTPPAVLTIAGSDSGGGAGIQADLKVFAALGAYGTSVLTAVTAQNTRGVDAVLPLPPTTVAEQLDSVLDDFGVRAVKTGMLGSPEVAAVVADAARDGRLPHLVVDPVLVATSGHRLGVVAAVERLLPYARVATPNCAEAAAITGRPVDDLAGMVAAAEALGAGGPEHVVVTGGDLDGGEAVDVLHGGGVTTLLRAPRVATRHTHGTGCSFSAAIAVRLALGDPVPVAVGAAKEYVHRALTGARDWELGAGRGPLDHFGWSA; encoded by the coding sequence ATGACCCCACCGGCCGTACTCACCATCGCCGGGTCGGACTCCGGCGGTGGCGCCGGAATCCAGGCCGACCTCAAGGTCTTCGCCGCGCTCGGCGCGTACGGGACCAGCGTGCTCACCGCGGTCACCGCGCAGAACACGCGGGGCGTCGACGCGGTGCTGCCGCTGCCGCCGACCACCGTCGCGGAGCAGCTCGACAGCGTGCTCGACGACTTCGGCGTCCGGGCGGTGAAGACCGGAATGCTCGGCAGCCCGGAGGTCGCCGCCGTGGTGGCCGACGCGGCGCGCGACGGGCGGCTGCCGCACCTCGTCGTCGACCCGGTGCTGGTCGCCACGAGTGGGCACCGGCTCGGCGTCGTCGCCGCGGTCGAGCGGCTGCTGCCGTACGCCCGGGTGGCGACGCCGAACTGCGCGGAGGCGGCGGCGATCACCGGACGCCCGGTGGACGACCTGGCCGGGATGGTCGCCGCCGCCGAGGCGCTCGGCGCCGGCGGCCCGGAGCACGTGGTGGTGACCGGCGGCGACCTCGACGGCGGCGAGGCGGTGGACGTGCTGCACGGCGGCGGGGTCACCACGCTGCTGCGCGCGCCCCGGGTGGCCACCCGGCACACGCACGGCACCGGCTGTTCGTTCTCGGCGGCGATCGCCGTCCGGCTGGCGCTGGGGGACCCGGTGCCGGTGGCGGTCGGGGCCGCCAAGGAGTACGTGCACCGCGCGCTGACCGGTGCGCGGGACTGGGAGTTGGGCGCGGGACGCGGCCCGCTGGACCACTTCGGCTGGTCCGCTTGA
- a CDS encoding ABC transporter permease has protein sequence MTEVRSAEPATESTPPGAGPARGVRRLAGVRAGTGAALLPTVGLLVALAVWWLVARLELVHPAALPPPADVLTAFADKPARMLEHTGDTTLEILIGFALSAAAGILIGLSLASSRTVERMFTPLLVAVNAVPKITLGPLLVVALGWGQRPILTMVFLLCFFPIVLSTATGLTTTPADLAELVRSWNASRWQAFRKVRFPAALPQIFVGLKVAMPLAAIGAVIGEFQAGEGGLGYVIQQYAGVGDTATAWAAIMLVALVSILLYTALVLLERLALPWVRETTSSR, from the coding sequence ATGACCGAGGTCCGGTCGGCGGAGCCGGCGACCGAATCCACCCCGCCGGGCGCCGGACCCGCGCGCGGCGTACGCCGGCTGGCCGGGGTGCGGGCCGGTACGGGCGCGGCCCTGCTGCCCACGGTCGGCCTGTTGGTCGCCCTCGCGGTGTGGTGGCTGGTCGCCCGGCTGGAACTGGTGCACCCGGCGGCGTTGCCACCACCGGCGGACGTGCTGACCGCGTTCGCCGACAAGCCGGCCCGGATGCTGGAGCACACCGGCGACACGACCCTGGAGATCCTGATCGGGTTCGCGCTCTCCGCGGCGGCGGGAATCCTGATCGGACTGTCGCTGGCGTCGTCCCGGACGGTGGAGCGGATGTTCACCCCGCTGCTCGTCGCGGTGAACGCGGTACCCAAGATCACGTTGGGTCCGCTGCTGGTAGTCGCGCTCGGCTGGGGTCAGCGGCCGATCCTCACCATGGTCTTCCTGCTCTGCTTCTTCCCGATCGTGCTCTCCACCGCGACCGGGCTCACCACCACGCCGGCCGACCTCGCCGAGCTGGTCCGCTCCTGGAACGCGTCCCGCTGGCAGGCGTTCCGGAAGGTGCGCTTCCCGGCCGCGCTGCCGCAGATCTTCGTGGGTCTCAAGGTCGCCATGCCGCTTGCCGCGATCGGTGCGGTGATCGGCGAGTTCCAGGCCGGCGAGGGCGGCCTCGGCTACGTCATCCAGCAGTACGCGGGCGTCGGCGACACCGCCACCGCGTGGGCGGCGATCATGCTGGTCGCGCTGGTCAGCATCCTGCTCTACACCGCCCTGGTGCTGCTCGAACGGCTGGCCCTGCCCTGGGTCCGCGAAACCACCAGCAGCCGCTGA